Proteins encoded in a region of the Paenibacillus wynnii genome:
- a CDS encoding helix-turn-helix domain-containing protein produces the protein MKHRKEPPGDKNIIGTRVVAIRKVKQMKQNEFLAKLQTFGLDISPTSLSRLEGQHRLVQDYEVVAIAKALEVSVGELLGESR, from the coding sequence ATGAAACATCGCAAAGAGCCCCCAGGTGACAAAAACATCATTGGGACCCGAGTTGTAGCAATCCGAAAAGTTAAGCAAATGAAACAAAATGAATTCCTCGCCAAGTTACAAACTTTCGGTTTAGATATCAGCCCAACCAGTTTATCGCGATTGGAAGGTCAGCATAGACTTGTACAGGATTATGAGGTAGTTGCCATTGCGAAAGCACTGGAGGTTTCTGTTGGGGAGTTGCTAGGGGAGAGTAGGTAA
- a CDS encoding VanZ family protein encodes MYQGKLRKITIILLAVYSVLILYFLYIGFNRAASIQDPSLRYNLMPQGISLHFPMGGDFKIWFFELGNFVVFIPLGMVIPLLFRCSFVRFITIFIVSITLLETLQMLSRLGAFDIDDIIINTLGAVVGFCGQRLVPRDRDNLKGIYRIILTAIILSIGTIAIVGGVNNYLENGGGEFVALNELALKDGSVLWDESLSSFTVDREKIEPQKNVYSRKNTRTNEFMFLLNGEYAKMTGYAAIPDDVINTASQGNSDILFIADGTEIYSLGLSANSGENQRIFFQIPLKGVNELTIKIINDDPNPVTNVAIWDITLTEANMGQMIINSMKEKLRSLFYMSI; translated from the coding sequence ATGTATCAAGGAAAGTTACGGAAAATAACGATTATACTGTTAGCTGTATATTCTGTTTTGATCCTCTATTTTTTGTATATAGGGTTCAACAGAGCTGCTTCCATTCAGGACCCTAGCTTGCGATATAATCTAATGCCTCAAGGGATTTCTTTACATTTTCCAATGGGTGGGGACTTTAAAATTTGGTTTTTTGAGTTGGGCAACTTTGTCGTATTTATACCTCTTGGGATGGTCATCCCACTTCTGTTCCGTTGTAGTTTTGTTCGATTTATAACCATATTTATTGTGTCAATTACGCTTCTTGAAACCTTACAAATGCTTTCCCGTTTAGGAGCCTTTGATATTGACGATATCATCATTAACACATTAGGGGCTGTGGTAGGATTTTGCGGACAGCGATTAGTACCCCGTGACCGAGATAATCTTAAAGGCATCTACAGGATCATCCTAACGGCGATTATCCTTTCGATTGGCACCATTGCCATTGTGGGAGGGGTCAATAATTATTTAGAAAATGGGGGTGGCGAATTCGTAGCCCTGAATGAACTAGCATTAAAAGATGGTTCTGTACTGTGGGATGAAAGCCTTTCAAGTTTTACAGTGGATCGAGAAAAGATTGAGCCTCAAAAAAATGTTTACAGCAGAAAGAATACAAGAACGAACGAATTTATGTTTCTTTTAAATGGAGAATATGCAAAAATGACAGGCTATGCCGCTATACCCGATGATGTAATCAATACAGCAAGCCAAGGGAACAGCGACATCCTATTTATCGCAGATGGAACAGAAATTTATTCACTGGGTTTATCCGCTAATAGTGGTGAGAATCAGCGTATCTTCTTTCAAATCCCTTTAAAGGGAGTAAATGAACTTACCATAAAAATAATTAACGATGATCCAAATCCGGTTACAAATGTCGCAATATGGGACATTACACTTACAGAAGCAAACATGGGACAAATGATTATAAATAGTATGAAAGAAAAGTTAAGATCGTTATTCTATATGTCGATATAA
- a CDS encoding MrcB family domain-containing protein has protein sequence MAFSETITQIFKRKQKSYKMVLILSLIEELRVTDQERGSFDRVKERFLNYFIAEQERGNRVDQPPGRELWKDAPKSQLKDIINSPVNALSHILFVNSEDNTIGFHSQIRSQLGEEGLSNLESLAYDELGSYNAALQHFSLQGYLEKIMAEYTSAKKEPFAGHALGTLFRQTLPSELKALPFIDEQYKVQGSVGQGNWATVPWLAILDKRITETTQHGEYVVYLFAEDMGAVYLTFNQGVTVPIQEKGRREGYAYLRNRTQEIRELLALTHMTKDENIRLMDSGLGQDYQVSTVAYIKYEKGSVPKDEQLIRDLENVIEDYRLYVDTVTSASNKADDEEVEVVTYEAEPLKDVQITGILHQIQSHILRQGFFFPEHLIENFYLSLKTKPFVILAGISGTGKTRLVKLFAEALGATRDNSQFALIPVRPDWSDPADILGYKDLSGRFQPGPITKVLVDAQKPENQYKPYFICLDEMNLARVEHYFSDMLSVLETQEWREGKIKTQDLISPTLLDTPEDQEEYGSLGIPENVFFIGTVNMDETTHPFSKKVLDRANTLEFNYINLQQYPDLGEQAETIDSPDAAELNHLFLRSDYLQLVDAYDVNKELVVRTTERLVKINALLEDIHAHVGFRVRDAICFYMIYNDRYKLMSEEEAFDWQLLQKILPRIQGSHSSVRRVLLNLIKGAIGSGAGVTVNIQELMEDASPLYMKWAAGQTPPAAKHPQTARKLAFMLRRLEEDGFTSFWLS, from the coding sequence ATGGCATTTTCGGAAACAATCACACAGATTTTCAAGCGTAAGCAAAAATCATATAAGATGGTCCTAATCCTATCTTTAATTGAAGAGCTGAGAGTAACCGATCAGGAGAGGGGTTCGTTCGATCGAGTTAAGGAGCGGTTTCTTAACTACTTTATAGCTGAACAGGAAAGAGGAAACCGGGTAGATCAGCCACCAGGGCGGGAGCTATGGAAGGATGCTCCTAAAAGTCAGCTTAAAGATATTATTAACAGTCCTGTTAATGCGCTTTCGCATATTTTGTTTGTGAATTCGGAAGATAACACGATAGGTTTTCATAGCCAGATTCGAAGCCAGCTAGGAGAAGAGGGACTTTCAAATTTGGAGAGTCTGGCCTATGACGAACTCGGGTCTTACAACGCCGCTTTGCAGCATTTCTCTTTGCAAGGTTATCTGGAGAAGATCATGGCGGAGTACACTTCTGCCAAAAAGGAACCCTTCGCGGGTCATGCACTTGGTACATTGTTTCGTCAAACACTTCCTTCTGAGCTCAAAGCATTACCTTTTATAGATGAACAATATAAAGTTCAAGGTTCCGTTGGACAAGGGAATTGGGCAACGGTTCCTTGGCTAGCAATCCTGGATAAACGAATCACGGAAACGACTCAGCACGGGGAATATGTTGTGTATCTGTTCGCTGAGGATATGGGAGCTGTCTATCTTACGTTTAACCAAGGAGTGACGGTACCTATTCAAGAGAAGGGACGTAGAGAAGGCTATGCTTATCTACGAAACCGAACACAAGAAATTCGAGAGCTCCTTGCTCTGACCCATATGACTAAGGATGAGAATATTCGTCTCATGGATAGTGGTCTTGGTCAAGATTATCAGGTTTCAACTGTTGCATACATTAAGTACGAGAAGGGAAGCGTTCCGAAAGATGAACAACTGATTCGAGATCTTGAGAATGTTATAGAAGATTACCGTCTATACGTTGATACTGTGACTTCTGCGAGTAATAAAGCTGATGATGAGGAAGTGGAAGTAGTGACATATGAAGCTGAGCCGCTGAAGGACGTACAAATAACAGGTATCCTCCACCAAATCCAATCCCACATCCTCCGCCAAGGCTTCTTCTTCCCTGAGCACCTTATCGAGAACTTTTACCTCTCGCTGAAGACTAAACCTTTTGTCATCTTGGCGGGGATATCGGGCACGGGGAAGACTCGGTTGGTGAAGCTCTTTGCAGAGGCTCTTGGTGCAACGAGGGATAACAGTCAGTTTGCCTTGATTCCAGTACGGCCGGATTGGAGTGATCCTGCGGATATATTAGGGTATAAGGACCTTTCGGGGAGGTTCCAGCCGGGTCCGATTACTAAGGTGTTAGTGGATGCACAGAAACCGGAGAATCAGTACAAGCCTTATTTTATCTGCCTGGATGAGATGAATTTGGCACGGGTGGAGCATTATTTCAGTGATATGTTAAGTGTGCTGGAAACGCAGGAGTGGAGAGAGGGAAAGATTAAGACGCAGGACCTTATCTCCCCTACCTTGCTGGATACGCCTGAGGATCAAGAGGAGTATGGCAGTCTTGGCATCCCGGAGAATGTGTTCTTTATCGGGACAGTGAACATGGACGAGACAACACATCCTTTTAGCAAAAAAGTACTCGACCGCGCCAATACGCTAGAGTTCAATTACATCAATCTGCAACAGTATCCGGATTTGGGTGAGCAGGCAGAGACTATTGATAGCCCTGACGCTGCCGAACTGAATCATCTTTTCCTGCGCTCCGATTATTTGCAGTTAGTAGATGCCTATGATGTCAACAAAGAGCTCGTTGTCCGGACGACTGAGAGATTGGTAAAGATCAATGCCTTGCTTGAGGATATTCATGCTCATGTGGGCTTTCGGGTGCGTGATGCGATTTGCTTCTATATGATTTATAACGATCGGTACAAGCTGATGAGTGAGGAAGAAGCCTTTGACTGGCAACTGCTGCAAAAGATACTACCACGAATCCAAGGGAGCCACTCCTCGGTTCGCCGAGTCCTGTTGAACTTGATTAAGGGTGCTATTGGTAGTGGTGCTGGCGTAACGGTAAATATTCAAGAGCTCATGGAGGATGCTTCTCCGCTCTATATGAAATGGGCAGCTGGCCAAACTCCGCCTGCGGCCAAACATCCGCAAACTGCTCGTAAATTGGCTTTTATGCTCAGGAGGCTGGAGGAAGATGGATTCACCTCATTCTGGCTCTCTTAA
- a CDS encoding HNH endonuclease: MLSQDQIIRRAIWEVYNTKCFYTGMPLEYSDMELDHIIPASYKDKPDELGRILKQCELDANFELDSIHNLVPTNKFNNNRKSDMEFDIGPLMFYLGVVKKKVPVIEKKIESLKKKRNYDEHLSMLKTHIDAEEDQKKREHVLADIVNFISNENDEFIEQEELYDKNYKQMFKKYKKRIGLEAILPKYDNPETECIIYFNTLKARDCMLILDNKIILCQLFDGLFTDPIYGTRGFVEVAPSKLKNQDFIDLNNVKVRLGNNRIKLSIEDIYVLCDVVDSYAIKYLECVTAIEDTLKSYSFPLSKRRNNYKLINLSYNEWRKIVDYSMKHDIDSGNSEWHIFDRNYHYIKVYTNKSHEKYDLGYHAFYHAEFSEEMVLNPELVSKDICVTFEFLEDLDSRGLESINKKQNWNVETAYNWFVNELMPKVLGRSVTKRKLNKDQDNFFERNVFEKVYYCKYKEVNCAKDLYEIVSLIQRYFHVNPHKRYRIRKQDFLGIYNSIIISIKRSKTVDLFYICNKLNIAICHSKEELIHSVSGLIESIEDTTINGFGVDYLFRAFLIILENKKTNLLKEDIEQIINDIRFFTDLHDREVILEKYALDFE, encoded by the coding sequence TTGCTGTCACAAGACCAAATCATAAGAAGAGCAATTTGGGAAGTATATAACACTAAATGTTTTTATACTGGAATGCCTTTAGAATACTCTGATATGGAATTAGATCACATTATTCCGGCTAGTTACAAAGACAAACCTGATGAATTAGGCAGGATCCTTAAACAATGTGAGCTTGATGCAAATTTTGAATTAGATAGTATACATAACCTTGTACCAACAAATAAGTTTAACAATAACAGAAAAAGTGACATGGAGTTTGATATAGGCCCACTGATGTTCTATCTTGGCGTTGTTAAGAAGAAGGTTCCGGTAATTGAGAAAAAAATAGAGAGTTTAAAGAAAAAACGAAATTACGATGAACATTTATCAATGCTTAAAACTCACATAGATGCTGAAGAAGATCAGAAGAAAAGAGAACATGTTTTAGCTGATATTGTAAATTTTATTAGTAATGAAAATGATGAATTTATTGAGCAAGAAGAATTGTATGATAAAAACTATAAACAGATGTTTAAAAAATACAAAAAAAGAATAGGTTTAGAGGCAATTTTACCGAAATATGATAATCCAGAAACGGAATGTATAATATACTTTAATACTTTAAAAGCACGGGACTGTATGTTGATTTTAGATAATAAAATCATATTGTGTCAGTTATTTGATGGGTTGTTTACTGACCCTATATATGGCACTAGAGGTTTTGTTGAAGTTGCCCCGTCTAAATTAAAGAATCAAGATTTTATCGATTTGAATAACGTGAAAGTTCGTTTGGGGAATAACAGGATTAAATTATCAATTGAGGATATTTATGTACTGTGTGATGTAGTTGATTCTTATGCTATTAAATATTTGGAGTGTGTAACTGCTATTGAAGATACATTAAAATCGTACTCTTTCCCATTATCGAAACGAAGAAATAATTATAAACTCATTAATCTTAGTTACAATGAATGGAGAAAAATTGTAGATTATTCAATGAAACATGATATAGATTCAGGGAATTCAGAATGGCATATATTTGATAGGAATTATCATTATATCAAGGTATATACGAACAAAAGCCATGAAAAGTATGATCTTGGATACCACGCGTTTTACCATGCTGAGTTTTCGGAAGAAATGGTCTTAAATCCTGAATTGGTATCAAAAGATATATGTGTAACTTTTGAATTTCTTGAGGATTTAGATAGTAGAGGATTAGAGAGTATTAATAAAAAGCAAAACTGGAATGTTGAGACTGCGTACAATTGGTTTGTGAATGAGTTGATGCCAAAAGTACTTGGCAGAAGTGTAACTAAACGCAAATTAAACAAAGATCAAGATAACTTTTTTGAACGCAATGTCTTTGAGAAAGTTTATTACTGTAAATACAAAGAGGTTAATTGTGCAAAAGATTTATATGAGATTGTATCGTTAATACAAAGGTACTTTCATGTAAATCCCCATAAGCGATACAGAATCAGAAAACAAGATTTTTTAGGAATCTATAATTCTATTATTATCTCTATTAAACGATCAAAAACAGTAGATCTATTTTATATTTGCAACAAATTAAACATTGCTATCTGTCATTCTAAAGAAGAGCTTATACATTCAGTTAGTGGACTGATCGAATCAATAGAAGATACTACTATTAATGGATTTGGAGTTGATTACTTATTTAGAGCCTTCTTAATAATACTTGAAAATAAAAAAACGAATTTATTAAAAGAAGATATTGAGCAGATAATTAATGATATCAGATTCTTTACTGACTTGCATGATAGAGAAGTAATACTTGAAAAGTATGCTTTAGATTTTGAATGA
- a CDS encoding IS3 family transposase, translating into MGFLCFNQNIEEGAGYGCGKLDGNLHPEAIFHSDQRMHYTHPQNRLQMQQTGFQQSMSHKGNCWDNASMESFFGHMKNEMSVRDCQTLMEVGARVSEYIAYYNFERCQWTIKKMTPDEFRSHLLTS; encoded by the coding sequence GTGGGTTTTTTGTGTTTTAATCAGAATATTGAAGAAGGAGCGGGATATGGCTGTGGGAAACTTGACGGCAACCTTCATCCAGAAGCCATATTTCACTCCGATCAGCGCATGCACTATACGCATCCTCAAAATCGGCTCCAAATGCAACAGACCGGATTTCAACAATCGATGTCCCACAAAGGGAACTGCTGGGACAATGCATCGATGGAGTCATTCTTTGGGCATATGAAAAATGAAATGAGTGTTCGAGATTGTCAGACCCTTATGGAAGTCGGGGCTCGCGTTTCGGAATATATTGCCTACTATAACTTCGAGCGATGCCAATGGACAATAAAAAAGATGACTCCTGACGAATTCAGAAGTCATCTCCTTACGAGCTAG
- a CDS encoding restriction endonuclease-like protein: MDSPHSGSLNQTVELLRIETELFTLFLQGRPYHPTVETLQLHRSSSQEWVNAQLGLDCSERLGNVQIKVFSPEMGGMVEWQPGESVFPCFYETQSYELVIQNKSIDSLSFYHENVLLRQAVKPLGDSILAGVLNFGNEVGLTEWEIRSMGQTLLRVEMEIFPSKMDYKLDYQNILNEVNAQIYNLAFDFLRKTYQLTGLRETQHQSLTEFFTILQHVFRQLLDAVERINKNPNYALLQDHRLVDANRVKKAGRENIRELVKHRERLREDTRHGFLKIGSKNYTATHLIETRKRLAYDTNENRFIRWMLERIHGKLKELKTRWKMNSRTLDPLLIKRLDAMLTQLERVLKMDFLREAGVLKQMSVTLVLQMAPGYREVYRCYLMLLKGLSIQGDLFRLSMKDVAQLYEYWCFLKLNQLLGQKYKLVKQDIIKVNRNGIFVTLDRSQSAKMVYQNPVNGEQFIMYYNAIPGSDKTPTLSQRPDNVLTLKKKDAGKIKEYKYVFDAKYRLNPAYEGTSYHQKYGQPGPEEDDINTMHRYRDAIVYQEIGSGEYERSMFGAYVLFPYPDEERYKAHRFYKSIELLNIGALPFLPNSTSLVEQFLDEIIQDSPEKAFERSTRPRGTKEYYANQLAGKNVLVGSVRGPGQVEMALQKSFYHMPLENLSDVKILTQLEYVAMCQSRKKFTDPAKTGIHWVGKVADWKVLRRKEIKEVPCRPGTEEDLYVRFTIEEWKGLAIPITLGGQGIYTVLYTSKYILDRALEIAELRLETEEALREWREKRRKGRVKVKLDHEQFVDLGKVVEVRNI, encoded by the coding sequence ATGGATTCACCTCATTCTGGCTCTCTTAATCAGACGGTTGAGTTGCTCCGTATAGAAACGGAGCTTTTTACTCTTTTTCTTCAAGGACGGCCTTATCATCCTACGGTAGAGACATTGCAGCTCCATCGTTCTTCTAGTCAGGAGTGGGTGAATGCACAGCTTGGGCTTGATTGCTCCGAACGGCTTGGGAATGTGCAGATTAAAGTCTTTTCACCTGAGATGGGCGGGATGGTGGAGTGGCAGCCGGGGGAGTCTGTTTTTCCATGTTTTTATGAGACGCAGTCGTATGAACTGGTTATCCAGAACAAGAGCATTGATAGCCTTTCTTTTTACCATGAGAATGTGCTGCTGCGGCAGGCGGTTAAGCCCCTAGGGGACTCTATTCTTGCGGGTGTTCTGAACTTTGGGAATGAGGTTGGTTTGACGGAATGGGAGATCCGCAGCATGGGACAGACTTTACTGCGGGTAGAGATGGAGATTTTCCCCTCTAAGATGGATTACAAGCTGGATTACCAGAATATTTTGAATGAAGTGAATGCGCAAATTTATAATTTGGCCTTTGACTTTTTGCGCAAAACCTACCAGTTAACAGGCCTGCGGGAGACGCAGCATCAGAGCTTAACGGAGTTCTTCACCATACTACAGCATGTCTTTAGACAGCTCTTGGATGCGGTTGAGCGTATTAACAAGAATCCCAATTACGCGCTGCTCCAGGATCACCGGCTAGTGGATGCCAATCGGGTTAAAAAGGCAGGCAGAGAGAATATCCGCGAGCTCGTGAAGCATCGCGAACGGTTGAGAGAAGATACGAGACATGGTTTCTTGAAAATTGGTAGTAAAAATTATACAGCTACACATCTAATAGAGACACGTAAACGCCTTGCCTATGATACGAATGAGAACCGGTTCATCCGCTGGATGCTGGAACGTATTCATGGGAAGCTGAAGGAGCTTAAGACTCGCTGGAAGATGAATAGCCGAACCTTAGATCCATTACTTATTAAAAGGTTAGACGCCATGCTCACCCAGCTAGAGCGAGTACTTAAGATGGATTTCTTGCGTGAGGCTGGAGTGCTGAAGCAGATGTCCGTTACGCTTGTGCTGCAGATGGCCCCTGGATACCGCGAGGTCTATCGTTGTTATCTGATGCTGCTTAAAGGTCTGTCTATCCAAGGTGACCTGTTCCGCTTATCTATGAAGGATGTTGCTCAGCTCTATGAGTATTGGTGCTTCTTGAAGCTGAATCAGCTCCTAGGGCAAAAGTATAAACTGGTGAAGCAGGATATTATTAAGGTGAATCGGAACGGTATTTTTGTTACGCTGGATCGCTCGCAGAGCGCCAAGATGGTCTACCAGAATCCGGTCAACGGGGAGCAGTTCATCATGTATTATAATGCGATTCCCGGCTCGGATAAGACCCCGACGCTCAGTCAGCGACCGGATAATGTACTGACACTGAAGAAGAAGGATGCTGGCAAAATTAAAGAGTACAAGTATGTATTTGATGCGAAATACCGCTTAAATCCGGCCTATGAGGGCACTTCCTATCATCAGAAATATGGTCAGCCTGGGCCTGAAGAAGATGACATCAACACGATGCATCGGTATCGGGACGCGATAGTCTATCAGGAGATAGGCTCAGGAGAATATGAGCGAAGCATGTTTGGCGCCTATGTATTATTTCCCTATCCGGATGAGGAGCGGTACAAGGCCCATCGATTCTACAAAAGCATTGAGCTATTGAATATTGGCGCTTTACCGTTCCTACCGAATTCTACAAGCTTGGTGGAGCAGTTCTTAGATGAGATTATTCAGGATAGTCCGGAAAAAGCTTTTGAGCGCTCGACTCGTCCACGCGGTACGAAAGAATACTATGCCAATCAGCTAGCGGGCAAAAATGTGCTTGTCGGTTCTGTCCGGGGACCCGGACAAGTGGAGATGGCGTTGCAGAAATCTTTTTATCATATGCCATTAGAAAACCTTTCAGATGTAAAGATACTCACTCAACTCGAATACGTAGCGATGTGCCAATCCAGAAAGAAGTTTACTGATCCCGCAAAAACAGGCATTCACTGGGTAGGCAAAGTGGCGGATTGGAAGGTGCTGCGGCGTAAGGAGATCAAGGAAGTCCCTTGTCGCCCGGGTACTGAAGAAGATCTGTATGTACGATTTACGATTGAGGAATGGAAGGGATTAGCTATTCCTATTACACTTGGAGGACAAGGGATCTATACTGTGCTTTATACTAGCAAGTACATCCTGGACCGGGCCCTGGAGATTGCCGAGCTCCGTCTGGAAACGGAGGAAGCGCTGCGGGAATGGCGTGAGAAGCGTAGAAAGGGCAGAGTGAAGGTGAAACTGGATCATGAGCAGTTTGTGGATTTGGGGAAGGTTGTGGAAGTGCGGAATATTTAA